A genomic segment from Triticum dicoccoides isolate Atlit2015 ecotype Zavitan chromosome 1A, WEW_v2.0, whole genome shotgun sequence encodes:
- the LOC119284391 gene encoding uncharacterized protein LOC119284391 — protein MESPGRSSRPRPLLASLCLVVLLLLAVLPLQPASAVPTSRSMRLRSQQRPPSLKLSSRQEMTTAAAGKPRGRAAARMVVEVNDYPGSGANNRHDPPKGPGRG, from the exons ATGGAGTCCCCCGGCCGCTCCAGCAGGCCGAGGCCTCTCCTCGCCTCCCTctgcctcgtcgtcctcctcctcctggccgtccTTCCCCTGCAGCCGGCGTCCGCCGTGCCCACGTCAA GGAGCATGCGCCTGAGGAGCCAGCAGCGCCCGCCGTCTCTGAAGCTTTCCTCTCGGCAGgagatgacgacggcggcggccgggaaGCCGCggggccgggcggcggcgaggaTGGTCGTGGAGGTGAACGACTACCCCGGGTCCGGCGCCAACAACCGCCATGACCCTCCCAAGGGCCCCGGAAGAGGGTGA
- the LOC119354338 gene encoding uncharacterized protein LOC119354338, with protein sequence MLFTHCIPGHVPLDAGCRRTMQMYSIKVAKVKCHNWPLKVYGVVAARDVVDNRRNILFFRTRDDYQLLTEHDPFLHLTSPSRAIISMDTVNIEIQLKLKGTTKSEDRALISKAFSYNGDVGDTFSTRHLSGHFCTIELCYAHLERSLQATILSIRVQEGSLPSENGIRVVCSSLPSESPSEHVLLFGSKGGTIPVGEGGYLDLSRQVASVKREGRLEILMEILEQSGCTSHYFAFTPESSNVSQKEFNLGDCKLEITVAWSLLINDQLPILMMGYIEPYSPSPHIPFMELGE encoded by the exons ATGCTCTTTACACACTGCATACCAGGCCACGTCCCATTGGATGCTGGTTGCCGGAGGACCATGCAAATGTACTCCATTAAAGTTGCAAAAGTGAAATGCCACAACTGGCCACTGAAGGTGTACGGTGTGGTTGCCGCCCGAGATGTTGTGGACAATCGTCGCAACATTCTCTTCTTTCGCACTAGGGATGACTACCAACTCCTCACGGAGCAT GATCCGTTTTTGCACTTGACTAGCCCGTCTCGTGCAATTATCTCTATGGACACCGTCAACATTGAAATCCAACTAAAACTAAAGGGCACAACAAAGTCTGAAGATAGAGCACTGATCAGTAAAGCCTTCTCTTATAATGGTGATGTTGGTGATACTTTTTCTACGCGTCACCTcagtggccacttttgcacaatagaGTTGTGCTATGCGCATCTTGAAAGATCACTCCAAGCCACCATCCTTAGTATCCGTGTTCAAGAGGGCTCACTGCCTTCTGAAAATGGCATCCGGGTTGTTTGTTCCTCACTACCTTCTGAGAGCCCATCTGAGCATGTTTTGTTGTTTGGTTCAAAAGGTGGAACAATTCCCGTGGGTGAAGGGGGCTATCTGGATCTGTCAAGGCAAGTTGCTTCGGTAAAAAGAGAAGGAAGGCTAGAAATTCTCATGGAGATCTTGGAACAATCTGGTTGCACAAGTCATTATTTTGCCTTCACACCGGAATCCAGCAACGTAAGTCAAAAAGAATTTAACCTTGGTGACTGTAAATTGGAGATTACTGTTGCTTGGTCCCTCCTTATTAATGACCAGCTGCCTATCTTGATGATGGGGTATATAGAGCCTTACTCACCAAGTCCGCATATCCCTTTCATGGAGCTTGGAGAATGA